ATTCGGTGCTTTAAAACGAGTCCCCGGCTTTGCTTGGGGGAATGGGTGAGGAGGGTCTTGCTCTCCTTCCAGATTAaccgccctccttcctcctagCTTTCTCAACACCAAACGTCCTTCGAGCCTTGCCCGGGATTCGTTCTGAATATTCAGCCTCATCTTCGCAGGTCTTGTCCTTCGCCCTCCCGTGCCCTCCGGCGGGATCCCGGCCCCTCTCGCTTCCAGCCGGACAGGCCGAGGGGCCTTTCCTCAGCCGGCTGCGCGTTTAGAAAGGAGGTTGTCGGCTTGGAGTCAAGTCAAACTACGGGTTTATTCACACCCTACCAACTCGGCGGAAAGCCTCGGCGATCcggtttctattaaaaaaaaaaaaaaaaaaattgcgtaTAAAGAGTGCCAGACGAAGGTCGCTCGACCGATTTAAAGGATTAAAATAACCTAGTGTTTGTCCTCAGCCGACCCAGAACACGTCGGACCGTCCCGCCGGTCCGAGCTGAAGGTTCGAATCGGGCCGGGACCTACAGCTTCTGAATCAGTATCGCCGAAGCACCTCCTCCGCCGTTGCAAATTCCCGCCAGACCATACTGTCCTTGCTTCAGCGCGTGGGCCATGTGAACCACCAGTCTCGCTCCCGACATTCTACGATCAGAAATTAAGGCGGGTGTTTAGTCTGGCAGGGTCGACGCCTTTTAGAGCATTTCTAAACACGCGAGGCGAACCTAGCAACAGGGGAGAAACGATCGCCGCTTTTAAAGAACACTGACGCGGCCCCTTCCCGTAGCTTCGGTCTGAAAGACTCGGGCCCGTTCAACACGTTTCGAAAGGTAAGTCTTTTACTTACCCAATCGGGTGTCCCAACGACACAGCTCCTCCGTTGATGTTCACTTTCCGGGGATCGATTTCCAGCATCTTAATGTTTGCTAGGGCCACTAAACTGAAGGCTTCGTTTACTTCCCACATGGTAACGTCTTCCTTTTTCAGACCCGCGTCTTTCAGGATCTAGATACAGAACGGGGTCGTTAGGGTCGAATCTCTGTAAACGGCCAAGTCAGAAATACCGTTCTCGTCCCAAGCGAGTTAGCATTGGGCTTAGTGGGTACTGCCGGCAACAGCGCATAGGCACGGGCAGGTTTTTTTGGTGGTTCATTTTTAACGGTGTGcgtcgagcaccgttccaagcactgggatagatacaagtcgatcTGGTCGGACCCGGTTCCTGCCCCACGCagggctccgagtcttaatccccattttacagatgagggaactgaggcaccgagaagtggaggatctgggatgagaacggcgtggctcagtggaaagagcacgggctttggagtcagaggtgatgggttcgaatcccggctcggccactcgtcggctgggtgactttgggcaggtcacttcacttctctgtgcctcagttacctcatctggaaaatagggattaagactgtcagccccacgtgggacaatctgattcccctgtgtctcccccagcctttagaagagtgctcggcccatagtaagcgcttaacaaataccaacattattaatccaggtcctcctgacggccgggcccgttctctatccgctaggccaggatgcttctcaGGGGACTGCAGCTTCGACTCGCCGTTTGAAGTGCAAAGTGAAGTCGGGCTGCCCTGAGCGTCCCTCGCACTTCGTTCCACTCCTTTTGGCAACTGTGCGGTCATGCTCTCGCCGTACGCGGCCTTTGTTTCACGGTCAAACTGAGGTTCCCCGTGACCAACATTTGTATCCTAGAGACAATCCACTGCATCCCATTAATGCATGATTCCAATTGTCAAGTTGGAGGCAACTGAAAAGACTGAGGCAAGTGAATGTCTACCAGATGATGACTGCTTATAACAGCACCAAACACCACACTGAAGGGTAGGAGAGAACTAGACTGGGGCCAGTTGCAAATTAAATACCCTAAGTGGGTCTTTTGTCCTTTAACGACCGAAAACGGTAAGCTGCttaaattaccattaaaaatatcaGCCCCTTCTCCTATCACACTGCtaccttgggaaaaggttagcagTTTTAAGAGGATTTCCAAGACGCCCGCCAGAGGGTCGATTTTTCAATGCGACGCCTTGAGCTTAAGGAAACGTCTTAGCCTCCGTAAGGCCGCTTTTCAAGTTGGATCAGTTAGTGGCTTAATATTTAAAAAACACAAACGTTATTTGTTTCTAACACTGACCCTGCCAGCTTGCCcgcgggggaaaaaaaatgtcagAACTAGGGTTTGCGCAGCAGGGATGAAAAGATAATCTTGGTTTTGAGGTTTCGGTGCCGTTTCGGGCGGTGCTTCGGGTGACTTTAAAAATGGAACCGGATAAAGAAAACAAGTATTTTGAAGGGCTCCTCTTTAACAGGTAGGAGTAGCTCTGGTCAGAGAACAAACGACGCATGACGGCAGTGTCCGTTTTCCAGAGTGAGTGCCAGTGACATTTTAGTCCCAGAATTGAGCAAGTGCTAGCCGGGCATCGGTGATGACTGCCAATATCCTTGTGAGATGGGCCCATCCTACTCAGGAAAGGCGAGGGTGAGGTGGCGTTAGCAAATCAAAGCCATGGGTGGTTAGGGCTTTTGGTCTTTCCAAATAATGGCCCAAATCCCTTCTGGCCTTGCcaaataatgctggtgtttgttaagcgcttactatgcgcagagcactgttctaagcgctggggtagatacaggatcatggggttgtcccacgtgcggctcccagtcaatccccattttacaggcgaggtcactgaggcccagagaagtgatttgcccaaagtcacacaggtggcagagctgggactggaccccatgacctctgactcccaagcccgggctctttccgctgtgccacgctgcttctcccggaaGCCAAATAATCTGCAAGTGTGGCAAGAAGTACCGTAAAGCGCGAACTCTGAGGCGCTTAAAGGAAATTCACAGGAAACAGTCCGGCCTTGGTCACTTAAAAAGCCTCTTGGATCTACTCCCTATTGTAGGGTTGTTTGTGACTTGTTCCTAACTTGTTCTGTTAACCTAACCATCGTTAAGGATTATGCCATTCCCAATCTACCTTAACCTCTAGGGGTTAAGGGAAGGGCTAAGAGAATCGGACACGCACGCTTCTGCAGAGTCCGATCTCCCTCTTAAACCCAGCCTGGGTGAAAAGGACGGATAGCAACTCTTAACGCTTTACAACCGGAGTGGCCAAGATGCCCTGCCCGGCCCTCACCGTGAAGTGAGACTGGGGGAGGACGGAGCTTTTCAATGCATTACCTTGAATTAGCAATGGAGTTGTCTTTTCAAAAGGCCCGACACTGTTCACCGTTCTTACCTTCGGGACGGCATAAGCTGGTGCAACTGGAAAGTCGATCGGTGCCACGGCAGCATCTGCAAATGCTAAAAACGAAAATGAATCCGGTGAATGCCCGTTGCAATCCAGGCTCTTTACCTCGCAAATAGCGGGTGTCTGAGAGTTGGATCCTTTCAAAGGGCTTAAGTTTTGGGTGGTGGTTTTTTTCTGGGGAGCGCTGTTAAAATTAATGGAATTTGacagcttactgggtacagaacactgtagtaggcgcttgggagcatacggtAGACGAACACTAATGAACTCTTCGCTTGCGTTCTAGAGTGAAGCCAGCGAGATTCGGTACTTGTACTCAATATTATGAAAGATCTCAGCTCGCTAGGTGAGTCACGGGTTAGATCCCTGCACGTCTAAGGGCCGggcactaacaataataactgtggtgcttagatgccaaacaccatattaagcattgGGTTGGGTGCAAGATTAAGCGGgcaggaacagtccctgtcccggcgagatggagaatgggtatttaatctccgttCTGCAGAAAGGGAAACAGGCTCTGAGGAGTTAGATGACCTGCCCGAGTCtcagagcagacgagcggcggagctgggattagaagcccagtCCTAACCCCGGTCCTCTTTCTGCTGGGCTGCCCGAGGGGCTGCAGAAAGCACGTATGCGTCGGGGAGAATTAAACCGCAGCTGTCCCCCGAAGAATGCCGGGATATGGTccgggattcattcgttcagtagtatctattgagcgcttactatgtgcagagcactgtactaagcgcttggaatggacaaatcggtaacagagacagacggtccctgccctttgacgggcttacggtctaatcgggggagcaataatagaatcaaggtgatgtacacctcattaacaaaataaatagggtaatgaaaatatatacagttgagcggacgagcacagtgctgagggaaggggaagggagagggggaggagcagagggaaagtacgAGTTAAGCGGGGACACGgtctctggcccacgtggggctcaagctcttaatccccattttgcagataatggtaatgtcggtatttgttcagcgcttactatgtgcagagcactgttctaagcgctgggggagatacaaggtcatcaggttggcaccgcgccctgcccctcctctcttcGTCCTCCTGCCACCCCCTGCTACGCCCCTTTCCTCTCGAGCCGCCAACCCAAACCCATACAGAAAGTCTCCTCCTGCTCAGGGCTAGCCACGGTGCGGGTCGGGGCCGTGACTGGCGGCTGACCTACGTCTGGCTGGGGGGTACTGCCATGCGGGTCCAATTTAGCTggggtaaaaagaaaaaagagagggcaGGGGTCACCCATCACCCTCTCCCCAGTGAGTGAAAGTACTGATCAGACAGGAGAAGACTGCAAAGAGTTTAATGACCATCTGCCAGGTCCGTGTCCGGGCACCTATAGCCCGGCTGGCCGCCTTCTCCCTATCGTTGATCTCAGCGACGAAGGGCCGTGACGTCGTCGGCCCCAAAAccgaagctcctcgagggcagggaatgggccttgctcctttcattcattcaatagtatttactgagcgcttactttgtgcagagcactgtactaagcgcttggaatgggcaagtcggcaacagatagagacggtccctgccctctgacgggctcacggtctaatcgggggagacggacagacaagaaggtATCGGCTCATAAAATTAAATGCTCAAGAATCTGGTAAACCAGGGCTAACACTAGCCTGCAGAGCTTCTCCTTCTAGACCGGAAgccctttgggggcagggactgtgtctgccatctctaataataataacaatgatcatgttggtatttgttaagcgcttactaggtgcagagcccttttctaagcgctgggggtagatacagggtaatcaggttgtcccacacgagactcacagttgatccccattttacagacgagggaactgaggcacagagaagtgaagtgactcgcccacagtcacacagctgccaagtggcagagccgggagtcgaacccatgaactctgaggtgtatggtcctctcccgtgtgcttagtagagtacaagaagcagcatggcttagaggaaagagccaggcttgggagtcagaggtcatgggttctaactccgtcTCCGCCTATCGcgctgctgtgtcacttcacttccctgggcctcagttaccccatctgggaaatggagattaagaccgtgagcctcatgggagacaaccccattacctcctatctcccccagcgcttagaacagtacttggcatatagtaagcgcttaacaaataccatcatcatcatcatcattattattagggagtgcTTGACCCACGGTACAGcctcaaataccatggactgattgaagGAAGTGATGACTTCAGATACAGACATTCGCTTCGGGGGCCCTGTACTGCTTACTCAGCTAGGTTTCTCCTGCCCTGGCGGACTCCTTAGAAGAGCAAAGCCCTGACAGGAatcaggggcgggggggaaaagaTCAAATATCGGGCCCTTCCAATCTTCCTCCTTTCAGCCCTGTGACAGCACTGAAAACCAGACCGCTTCCGTGAGGAGTTCGGAAAGACCTAGTGATTTTACACCAAGCCTGGTGGTGGAATGAGCATGCCCGGGCTGTTTCCTACCTGCTATTCTCGCCAGGGGCTTGACGTTAAGCCTCTTGGCCGCTTCTGCGGTCATGAGAACCACGGCAGCTGCTCCGTCATTCAGCGTGCTCGCGTTGGCCGCCGTCACCGTTCCTGAGAGAGATGAAAGTTGGATGTCACGGCGGCCGGCCGAGACTCGGCGTTTCGGAGGTTTGCCCCGCTCCCCCCTTGGTTTAGCGCCTGCGTGGGCAAGCGGGCTCTTAGGGGACCCCACTTCTGGTCAAGAATGAGGGACGGAGTGACTGCAATCCTctgccctgctctcctcccccttgGCCTGATGACAGAGTCGGGTGTTTCAAGCTCACGGGCCCACAGCCTGGGTGATCCTACTCTCCGCTAGCTCTGCAGAGCGGTGGTGGAGGGAGCCTGGTCTCCCTTTCCACTGTCCCCAAGGGTGGAGGGGAATGTCCTTGGAGCCAGATTATTAAGAAGCAATAATCCTCGACTATCAGGGATCCTGCCTCGCGTGAGGGCGAGTACGGCGGCTAAGACGATCCATCTGAAAAAACGTACTTCTTCACTGTCCAAGAGAGCCCGTGAAACAGGCTTCCAAGATGGACGACTGCAGCCTACCGATCCAAACTCCTGGATCGGAAAGCCGAATAAAAACAGGCAGGGCAATAAAAACCACGCAAGGTGAACGCGCAAGAGTCAGTAAAGACCTGCAAAAATCGACAAAGGCCATAcccaactgaggtagagagaaaaaaagggcTAGAAACAACATCTTGCAAGGGCTGCCAGTTACTTCAAATTTCTTCAACTATATCAAAAGCAGAAAGCTCTGTTGGCATAAAACAGAGGATTAAAGAGGAGTCTGGCAATTGATCAGTGAATTTTTGGTTATAGTTACCAATAAGGTTCCATCGCAATGAGGGCAGTGGCGGCAGTTCTAAGAATCTGACTGGACTGTGGAAGCCACTTATGTTTTCTACCAGATCCATGAGGAAAaagtaggaagaaaaaaataataagatGGGCAATACCTTAGGAGAATTCTAAAGAAATTAAGTGAGGAACTTCTGGCTCGAGTGTGCATCGGTCACGTCTCTGAGATGATCCTGGGCAGCGCAGACCATGAATCTCATGGCTACAGCTGGCAGATCGGTAGCATTATTAACACCGGCAAGTGTTGAGTGGGGAAAGGGTGTGTGATTTCTAAAGGAAAGCCTTGCCCCGCTAACCTTCTGGGATTCTTTCCTAAGACTgctaaggggaaagagggggaaaacgaCGCAGGGAACGACACAGTCAAAATTTTGAAATCCCAGTTTGGGTCAGAGCTGAGAGTACAGGTAAGAAGCTTTGCCTGATCACTGAAGGAGCCAAACGACGCAGAAAACCGTGCCAAGCAGCGGAGGACCGTTTGATGATCAGAGTAAGAGTTAACCTTTCTTCTTCAGAGCCGCTGAAGGAAAAACACCTCGCCTGGCATTGTATCAGAATGGCAAGTTGTGCCTGCATGCCGTAACTCTGGAGGGAAACCTTATTTGGATGGAAACGGTACGGcctatggaaagagtacaggcccgggagccagagattctgggctctaattcctgctccgccacttatctgccgggtgaccgtgggcaggtcacttcacttctctctgcctcagtgacctcatctgtaaaatggggatcgagactgtgagccccacttgggacgaggaccgtgtcccacctgattatggcGTATCTACCTGTGGAAGTAAACAGACTCCAACTCTTCTTTGATCAAGAAGCAAGAGAAGTCTTGATTTCAGCAActgcagaatggagtaggagcacAGGGTGTTTCCCTTAGGGTCTGCTCTCCCCCGCTGAGAGAAGCAAGCGGGGGAGCTTTTACAGGTAAAAAAACAAGTCTGAGGGCACTCCATACTtttatcctttcctttcctcacccAACAAAGCAGCTGTGGCAGGAAATATCCCATTGGTATCTGCCCTCCCTGAGCAGCTCACCGCTGCTTAAGAAATTTGAACTAAAGGGTGTGTTTGCAGAGTCAGTGGCTCTAAGATGGAGTTCTGCCTCACAATGACAGGTCTTTTACTCTCACCTACCCATCGCTTAGCATAGTtaagctaagcgcttaacaaaaaccattaaaaaaatttaaaaaaaacaccctaaaagcccaaagagagagggagcaatTCCTCAGGTTAGCAGAGAGTCAGCATACCCTTCTTCCCAGCGGCCACCAAAGATTGGTCAAGATGATCTGCAAGGGGGAACAACTCCATCATCACAGTTACTctatatttagattttcaaaaggctTTTGACAAGGATCTGCCCCCCAAAACAAACTGATCAGGGGATTAGCAACTGCCTAATAGACGAAGCAAAGGGTAGGGATGAAGGGCTACTTTACCGAAGGGAAAAGTGTAAAAGCGAGCAAGGGAAAGATCAATGAGAGCTACTACCGGGAGTTGTAGACTAAACTGGATGGGACAGGATGATTAATCAGATTACATCATCTTTCTGACCTTTATCCTGACTAAAGAAAGATCTTGGAGTCATGGTTAACGGTTCCCTTAAATAGCCCAAGGTGTGCCAATAACCAAGAAGGCCAGTGCCGTTCTTGGCGTTGGCATTAAGACTCTAGGAGGAAGACAAACCACTAAGTTTAATATTATACAAAACTAGGGGCTGGGATTCTGCATCTCGTTCAGGTAATTCTGGCACAAAAAGGACACGAGAGCTGAAAGAGGGCCCGAGAAGGACAACTAAGATgatgagagaaaggaagcagtttCCACGAGAAGAAACTCGAAAAAAAtaaagatgaagcagcatggggttAGGGCAACACAGCACTGTCGTCCACCAAATCCCACACGCCAAAGTCGCCCGTTAAAGCTTGAAGGTTCAAGACAAATAAGAGGAAATGCTTTTTTAAACCAACACATGGAATTCGCTACTTTAGGAAGATCTGCCGGCAATGGATTCAAGACAGATTTAGACACGTTCATGCAGGACAGGTTCCCGATGGGTTatctgaagggagaagaaagttAGAAGTTATATCCCACCTCATCAGGACACTGGCCCAAGCGGGTCACCAACTCACCACCGCTTCAGGGCTGCCAAAGGGGAGTGAGGCAACTGCCTCAGGAGCCAACTTTAAGGGGCACTGCAGCTCTGGGGGCATTCAATTCGTAGAAATAAATCTGAAATGAGATGctgaatttttaaagaaaatacttACCGTTTTCTTTTTGGAAAACAGTTTTCAGTGTTGGAACCTTGGTGAAATCAACACGTTTATATTCTTCATCCTCTTTCACAACCACATCTGGTTTTCCTATAAATGACGGATATTCCGTGAACAAAACAAGAAACGTCGTGTTCTTTGACCTATCAGAAATCCCCACCTAACAGTACATCCTGTAACTTATTCTAATTTACAAAGACgcctaaattccactgatttggGTTACCAGGCTTATGTGGTGATCGTGTTCTGCAAAAGTTTAATAACTGAATTTACATTTGAAATGTAAAATTACATTAATTGTCTGCCATAAACGACATCAACTAACTTTGAATAACGCGCTTTGATTATGACTTTACTGGAGTTGGGTAGTTCAGTTATGTGAAATTAGGTACATTTCACTCATTTCATTTATGACATTTTAAGACTAAAATTAAATGTCACAAGCCCATCTAATTTCCTTTCCCAAATAAAGGTCACGTATCTCAGAAAAATTAGAACGAGCGTGACTACGTAAGCTAAGGGTACCGATGTATTTATTAGTTGAGCTATAAAAGAACTGTTAGTATAACCGTGAATTGGAAAATAAATCCACTCAGCATATTTTTTTTCCAACATTAATCCTAATATCTCATACCTGGGATCACACTGGATGGAAACCTCAAATGACATCTATACTTAGAGACAAATTTGCAAGAGATTAGGCTTTTACCTTTTTGGGTTATAGTAACGGGAACAATTTCATCTTTAAAGGTtcctgcttcccacgctgctttgCTCTTTGTGTAAGAGCTTATGGCATAGGCATCCTGTTCTTCTCGGGAAATATTAAGCTTCTTAGCTGTGTTTTCCGCACAGTTACCCTAATTAAAATTaagaacttttaaaaaaatattttttgaaagaaaaaagttcAACTTctcagatatcataaaaaaatgtcAAGTTACACTCACGATCTCTCAAGATAGAGTCCTGCATGTGGGGAATAAAATGGTCTAACGTATCGGCCCAGCCCAAATTGGACATAAGAAAATTGCCAGACTGCAAAACTATTATTGTCCTCGCAATTTTTAAAGTTTCCACCCAGGAGACAAAGTCCACTTGCTTTCCTTCTGTTTTTGTTCCCTTTTAGAGGACTGGGATTTgaatttatctgcaaaatggcaaattAATGACTGCTGTCTCTTCTGCACCCCACCCAAATGTTCCTGAGTAGAAACATTCATCACCCAACCTGCACCTCTGCTGCGACCACCTGAATTAAGAGAAGTGTCAGATACGCAGGTCGCTCGCTTGACACGAACCTCCTGTTCCTCTATTCTGCACTCAATAACGTGGCCCCCAAATTTCCTAGGTTCATATAATTTTATTACAGATGAACACATTGTCTTGGAGTGCGCTGCCCTGAAACAAAAAGCAAGAAGGCTTGTTCTTCTAAACCGTAATGTATAGCCATGTACTGATGTCTTAGGATAGAACACTGTTTTCCTACATAGAAACTGAAGTCCGTTACCAACCATCTGATGACCCTCACCCCCGTGAATGTCAGCATTTACCATGTGAATTTTGTTGTAGACATCCGTTAATCCATCTTTTACGATCAGATCTTCAAGCTTTACTCCTCCATAAGGGGTGGATCCTCTGCTCATGACATATGGAACATTAGACATGCTCTCCATGCCACCTGCAACCATCACGTCCTGCTCAACCAAACAACACATCGAGTAAATGTGACTTAACAGCCGCAGGCCAGTGAATTCCTCTCAATCACAACCTCCCCCAAAAGACAAACAGAGAAACCATAACTATATGAAAACAAAAATTATTGAGAGGACTGAGGGCTGGCTAGCCTGTACTAGTGAAAAAAGATATTTGACCCCGATTTCAACCACAGCAAGGAAGCTGGCAAGTTAGACTGTTAGCGCcacgggggaaagggactgtgtctgccctggtcATCCAGTATcgtcctcggtgcttagtacggcacttGACACccaatgcttgacaaatgccacaatataaAGTCCTATCTACAGTCAGTTCTCTTGAAAAACCCTAAATTAGGGAAATCCTGTGGGCGTCTTGACACCACATACATCCATTTCTTTCGACATGACATCATATTCAGAGAGACGCGCATCATGGAAATAACATTCCCCGATAGGACTTTATCCAAAATTAACGTTCCCCGATAAGATTTTATCCAAAATACGTAGTAAAGGCACACCGATCGGATCTTGAGACCCCAATTCAAGGCGAACGGACGAAACCTTCAAGCAAAATACACTCCACCTGAGCAAAAGCTGACACGGTGCACCACAATGACTTTCTCCTCCTTGCCCAAGAGCTTCATCTGAGCTGGCCTAGCCAGTCAGGTGGGATCTGATGCAATACCACTGCTCTTCTGGGTACAAACtcatgctgcctttttttttaaatgaaatgatttgaaCTTTGTACACACAAAACTTTGTACACACAAAACTTTGTACACACgggttgctttttaaaaatcatctgATTAACACG
This sequence is a window from Ornithorhynchus anatinus isolate Pmale09 chromosome 20, mOrnAna1.pri.v4, whole genome shotgun sequence. Protein-coding genes within it:
- the ACAT1 gene encoding acetyl-CoA acetyltransferase, mitochondrial, producing the protein MAALRAPGLSLPGRLLRDLKYARRHYASQSTLNEVVIVSAARTPIGSFLGCLSSLPATKLGSIAIQGAVEKAGIPKEEVKEAYMGNVIQGGQGQAPTRQAVLGAGLPIGTPCTTVNKVCASGMKSIMMASQNLMCGHQDVMVAGGMESMSNVPYVMSRGSTPYGGVKLEDLIVKDGLTDVYNKIHMGNCAENTAKKLNISREEQDAYAISSYTKSKAAWEAGTFKDEIVPVTITQKGKPDVVVKEDEEYKRVDFTKVPTLKTVFQKENGTVTAANASTLNDGAAAVVLMTAEAAKRLNVKPLARIAAFADAAVAPIDFPVAPAYAVPKILKDAGLKKEDVTMWEVNEAFSLVALANIKMLEIDPRKVNINGGAVSLGHPIGMSGARLVVHMAHALKQGQYGLAGICNGGGGASAILIQKL